One part of the Lotus japonicus ecotype B-129 chromosome 2, LjGifu_v1.2 genome encodes these proteins:
- the LOC130739012 gene encoding uncharacterized protein LOC130739012 has protein sequence MVHERRKNSFLLSISDFAKDMAGKGRGRGRGRGRGKASSSQPSIQSSLAPLSTPSLPPQSSHSHIEPRPTPSHTKPTLIHLPNPQTVTPSAFSSHSQTVATHTLSPHLIGTSTNMLGDPSPNSSAEPQDEVASVAPEDITWGEKDVDGRVWIKPAPGNNFYPEHKTKGKITKIFKNKFEGAWSSWSNVDDDTINMWFEEFKSMFKWLEKDEDHIKKCFHSRGSEALSKAMYKVWSGEDKGYWINPNMLEQLKLEWKNEDGLEKSSKSQENRQSVDEHNVPSEKDHATGTMAGRGKGRERGRGRGKVASQPSVPPQSSHSPIEPTPRSPPRTRTSTRPSPINLPHPINLPHSQTVPTTSLSSHSQTEPAHIPSPHLQIGASSELASFRLLDIPWGEEDEDGRVWIKPAAGNNFYPEDKTRGKITKIFKKKFEGPWLSWGNVDEETMNMWFEDFKAMFKWLERDEDRIKKCFHSRGTEALSNAMYRVRSGQDKGNWINPNILEQLRLEWNNEDWLEKSRKNKQNRHSKVELNVHGGGSISAREHAKRMRIENNKEPTCFELYERLHRPKGKPDQWFNETQGKIAETYQTQIAEKQSQGGEGTSQQNDDDNVFLNVVGSISKKGRIYGIGSLGADVKASSSSPGEVTSEEVVAMKAMIHALAVEVKQKNLEQQIMMSKMEEWEKMFRSLMPNKKVRTSPQTLTGQDKNYDENLGEDDMDEDDNQDD, from the exons atggTCCACGAACGCCGCAAGAATTCATTTCTACTCTCAATTTCAGACTTCGCCAAAG ATATGGCAGGTAAAGGTAGAGGTAGGGGTAGAGGAAGGGGAAGAGGAAAGGCTTCCTCCTCTCAACCATCTATACAGTCAAGCTTAGCTCCTTTATCTACTCCGTCTCTTCCTCCACAGTCTTCACATTCCCATATTGAGCCTAGACCTACACCATCCCATACTAAGCCTACACTTATCCACCTTCCCAATCCACAAACTGTCACTCCATCGGCCTTTTCTTCCCATTCCCAAACTGTGGCTACACATACTTTATCACCTCATTTAATTGGAACATCTACAAATATGTTAGGTGATCCTTCCCCTAATTCATCTGCAGAACCACAGGATGAGGTAGCATCCGTAGCACCAGAAGATATCACATGGGGGGAAAAGGATGTAGATGGACGAGTTTGGATCAAACCTGCACCTGGAAATaa CTTTTATCCTGAGCATAAAACAAAGGGTAAGATCACGAAAATCTTCAAAAACAAGTTTGAAGGAGCTTGGTCAAGTTGGAGTAATGTAGATGATGATACAATCAACATGTGGTTTGAGGAATTTAAG TCAATGTTCAAGTGGTTGGAAAAGGATGAGGACCACATTAAAAAGTGCTTCCATAGTAGGGGATCAGAGGCCCTGAGCAAGGCAATGTATAAGGTGTGGAGTGGTGAAGATAAGGGTTACTGGATTAACCCAAACATGTTAGAACAACTGAAGCTTGAATGGAAAAATGAGGATGGGCTAGAAAAATCTAGCAAAAGCCAGGAAAATAGGCAATCCGTAGACGAACACAATGTGCCCAGTGAAAAAGACCATGCTACAGGAACG ATGGCAGGTAGAGGTAAAGGAAGAGAAAGGGGAAGGGGAAGGGGAAAGGTGGCCTCTCAACCATCTGTTCCTCCCCAATCTTCACATTCTCCTATTGAGCCTACACCTAGGTCACCTCCTCGTACCCGTACTAGTACTAGGCCTTCACCTATCAACCTTCCACATCCTATCAACCTTCCACATTCACAAACTGTCCCAACAACGTCCCTATCTTCCCATTCCCAAACTGAGCCTGCACATATTCCATCACCTCATTTGCAGATTGGAGCATCTTCAGAGTTAGCATCCTTTAGACTATTGGACATCCCATGGGgggaagaggatgaagatggACGTGTTTGGATCAAACCTGCAGCTGGAAACAA CTTTTATCCTGAGGATAAAACAAGGGGTAAAATCACAAAAATcttcaaaaaaaagtttgaaGGGCCTTGGTTGTCTTGGGGGAATGTAGATGAGGAAACGATGAACATGTGGTTTGAGGATTTTAAG GCAATGTTCAAGTGGTTGGAAAGAGACGAGGACCGCATTAAAAAGTGCTTCCATAGTAGGGGAACTGAGGCACTGAGCAATGCTATGTATAGGGTGCGTAGTGGTCAAGATAAGGGTAACTGGATTAACCCGAATATATTGGAACAACTAAGGCTTGAATGGAACAATGAGGATTGGCTTGAAAAGTCTAGGAAAAACAAGCAAAATAGGCACTCCAAAGTGGAACTCAATGTGCATGGTGGAGGGTCTATATCTGCAAGGGAGCATGCTAAAAGAATG AGGATCGAAAATAACAAGGAACCAACATGTTTTGAGCTTTATGAGCGGCTTCACAGGCCCAAGGGAAAGCCAGATCAATGGTTTAATGAGACTCAAGGGAAGATTGCT GAAACTTACCAAACACAAATAGCTGAAAAGCAATCTCAGGGCGGCGAGGGTACTAGTCAGCAAAATGATGATGATAACGTCTTCTTAAATGTTGTTGGAAGCATTAGTAAAAAAGGACGGATATATGGAATAGGTTCTCTGGGTGCGGATGTCAAagcatcttcttcttcaccaggTGAAGTAACATCAGAAGAGGTGGTTGCAATGAAGGCTATGATTCATGCTCTAGCTGTTGAAGTTAAGCAAAAGAATCTTGAACAACAAATTATGATGTCAAAGATGGAAGAGTGGGAGAAGATGTTTAGGAGTCTTATGCCAAATAAAAAAGTGCGAACATCTCCGCAGACACTCACAGGACAGGATAAAAATTATGATGAGAATTTGGGTGAAGATGATATGGATGAAGATGATAATCAAGATGATTAG
- the LOC130739013 gene encoding uncharacterized protein LOC130739013, giving the protein MEPQTSQPVVAKKAQNIIRIILFMLKEGIAKSKLMLDLHLLLKRGKLAAAKAIANTLTLHHHRRHQHSSVSPQDYEFSCSNSPAIMFPIIKRHNKKYHHSRRHNHHYEDISTVHAVQKMLEMLNNSDKVEASPLVALPGFGKSPIGIKQLRITDSPFPLKDEEGDHNNQVDLAAEEFIKRFYKDLNLQQKMAAIESPYHRKFWDR; this is encoded by the coding sequence ATGGAACCTCAGACAAGCCAACCTGTGGTTGCAAAGAAGGCACAAAACATAATCCGCATAATTCTGTTCATGTTGAAAGAAGGCATAGCCAAGAGCAAACTCATGCTAGACTTGCACTTACTCCTCAAACGTGGCAAGCTCGCTGCTGCCAAGGCCATAGCCAACACcctcaccctccaccaccaccgccgccaccagcACTCCTCTGTCTCTCCCCAAGACTATGAATTCAGCTGCAGCAACAGCCCTGCCATAATGTTCCCCATCATCAAACGCCATAACAAAAAATACCACCACAGCcgccgccacaaccaccactaTGAGGACATTTCCACCGTCCATGCGGTTCAAAAGATGCTTGAGATGCTCAACAATAGTGACAAGGTTGAGGCTTCTCCACTTGTAGCATTACCCGGGTTTGGAAAAAGTCCCATTGGAATTAAGCAACTCAGAATCACTGACTCACCATTTCCACTTAAAGATGAAGAAGGTGATCATAACAACCAAGTGGATTTGGCAGCTGAGGAATTTATCAAGAGGTTCTATAAGGATCTCAACTTGCAACAGAAAATGGCTGCTATTGAATCACCTTACCATAGAAAATTCTGGGACAGATGA